A single region of the Gilliamella apis genome encodes:
- the mreD gene encoding rod shape-determining protein MreD — translation MRGNNRFSILIIWFTLLIGLCVQIIPWSADYNILKPHLLMLIMAYWLIALPHRIGMGMAFILGIVLDLFSGSILGIHAFIFSCMAYLLLFKFQLIRNLALWQQAIVIFAVSLCYNFLVFMFQVTIYHTITISPLILVSSCVDGLLWIVIYLFLRIIRRNFAIN, via the coding sequence ATGAGGGGGAATAATCGATTTAGTATTTTGATTATCTGGTTTACACTGTTGATTGGTTTATGTGTGCAGATTATTCCATGGTCAGCTGATTATAATATACTTAAACCGCATTTATTAATGTTAATTATGGCTTATTGGTTAATAGCACTTCCTCATCGTATTGGAATGGGCATGGCTTTTATACTAGGCATAGTCTTGGACCTATTTTCCGGATCTATTCTCGGTATTCATGCGTTTATTTTTTCCTGTATGGCTTACTTGCTACTATTTAAATTTCAATTAATTCGTAATTTAGCGCTCTGGCAGCAAGCAATTGTCATCTTTGCTGTATCACTTTGTTACAATTTTTTAGTATTTATGTTTCAGGTTACTATTTATCACACCATAACGATTTCGCCTTTAATTTTAGTATCTAGTTGTGTTGATGGGCTACTATGGATAGTGATTTATCTATTCTTACGAATAATAAGACGGAACTTTGCTATCAATTAA
- the mreC gene encoding rod shape-determining protein MreC, translating into MKLLFSKRSPLSVQLFIALTLALVLIVLDINYRPFKEVRYYLDTIISPLYNVSNAPKSSFDSLYEMSKTQEALINENTKLQETLMQQKSDLLLLEHLKHENDRLRGLLGSPLRHDEHKMAAQVLLADTDPYVYQVVINKGKNNGVYVGQPVVDEKGIVGQIYQTAQSTSRAILVCDYQHAIPVQVLRNDISMVAVGNGCSNDLTLDFLPNNVDIKVGDVLVTSGLDGRFPEGYPVAVVSSVKLDISDSTPIISATPTADLKRLRYLLLLWGEQGVKHEGE; encoded by the coding sequence ATGAAATTACTTTTTTCTAAGCGTTCGCCTCTGAGTGTACAATTATTTATTGCGCTAACACTCGCTCTGGTGCTAATCGTATTAGATATTAATTATCGTCCTTTTAAAGAGGTTCGTTATTATTTAGATACCATAATTTCACCACTTTATAATGTTTCAAATGCGCCAAAATCATCATTTGACTCCCTTTATGAAATGTCAAAAACACAAGAAGCATTAATTAATGAAAATACCAAATTGCAAGAAACGTTAATGCAACAGAAAAGTGATCTACTATTACTTGAACATTTAAAACATGAAAACGATCGCCTTAGAGGATTATTAGGCTCACCGTTAAGGCATGATGAACATAAAATGGCTGCTCAAGTTTTACTTGCTGATACCGATCCTTATGTTTATCAAGTTGTTATCAATAAGGGGAAAAATAATGGTGTTTATGTTGGCCAACCAGTTGTAGATGAGAAAGGAATTGTTGGACAAATTTATCAAACAGCCCAATCAACCAGCCGTGCGATATTAGTCTGTGATTATCAACATGCAATCCCTGTACAAGTACTAAGAAACGATATTTCTATGGTGGCAGTTGGTAATGGATGTAGTAATGATTTAACCCTTGATTTTTTACCTAACAATGTTGATATCAAAGTTGGTGATGTTTTAGTTACTTCGGGACTTGATGGTCGCTTCCCTGAAGGCTATCCAGTGGCAGTGGTAAGCTCTGTGAAACTTGATATTAGTGATTCAACCCCAATTATTTCTGCTACACCTACAGCGGATTTAAAACGTTTACGTTATTTATTATTACTATGGGGCGAGCAAGGAGTAAAACATGAGGGGGAATAA
- a CDS encoding rod shape-determining protein, producing MFKKVRGLFSNDLSIDLGTANTLIYVKGQGIVLNEPSVVAIRQDRSGTPKSVAAVGHAAKQMLGRTPGNIAAIRPMKDGVIADFSVTEKMLQYFIRQVHSHSFLRPSPRVLVCVPVGATQVERRAIRESALGAGAREVYLIEEPMAAAIGADLPVSAPTGSMVVDIGGGTTEVAVISLNGVVYSASARIGGDRFDEAIINYVRRNYGALIGEATAEKIKHFIGSAYPGDEVLEIEVRGRNLAEGVPRSFTLNSNEILEALQEPLSGIVSAVKVALEQCPPELASDISEHGMVLTGGGALLRNIDKLLSAETGIHVVVAEDPLTCVARGGGKALDMVDMHGGDLFSEE from the coding sequence ATGTTCAAAAAAGTTCGCGGCTTGTTTTCAAATGATTTATCGATTGATTTAGGTACAGCCAATACGCTTATTTATGTTAAAGGGCAAGGCATTGTACTTAACGAACCTTCAGTTGTTGCCATTCGTCAAGATCGCTCTGGAACACCTAAAAGTGTTGCTGCAGTTGGCCATGCTGCGAAACAGATGCTAGGACGAACACCTGGTAATATTGCAGCGATTAGACCAATGAAAGATGGTGTAATTGCAGACTTTTCCGTAACTGAAAAAATGTTACAGTACTTTATCCGACAAGTTCATAGTCATAGTTTTTTAAGACCAAGTCCGCGTGTACTAGTTTGTGTACCTGTAGGTGCTACTCAAGTTGAACGCAGGGCTATTCGTGAATCAGCATTAGGTGCTGGCGCACGTGAAGTTTATTTAATTGAAGAACCAATGGCTGCGGCTATTGGCGCTGATTTACCTGTTTCAGCACCGACTGGCTCAATGGTGGTTGATATCGGTGGTGGTACAACTGAAGTCGCCGTTATTTCGTTAAATGGTGTGGTTTATTCTGCGTCGGCACGTATTGGTGGTGACCGCTTTGATGAAGCAATTATCAATTATGTTCGTCGTAATTATGGTGCATTAATTGGTGAAGCAACTGCTGAGAAAATTAAGCACTTTATCGGTAGTGCTTATCCTGGTGATGAAGTACTTGAAATTGAAGTGCGTGGCCGTAATTTAGCCGAAGGTGTACCACGTAGCTTTACCTTAAATTCAAATGAAATATTAGAAGCATTGCAAGAGCCATTAAGTGGCATTGTTAGCGCGGTTAAAGTAGCGCTTGAACAATGTCCACCAGAACTTGCTTCAGATATTTCTGAACATGGTATGGTATTAACTGGTGGCGGTGCATTATTACGTAATATTGATAAATTGTTATCCGCTGAAACTGGTATCCATGTTGTTGTCGCTGAAGATCCACTAACTTGTGTAGCGCGTGGTGGTGGTAAAGCACTTGATATGGTTGATATGCATGGTGGTGATCTCTTTAGTGAAGAATAA
- the accB gene encoding acetyl-CoA carboxylase biotin carboxyl carrier protein produces the protein MDIRKIKKLIELVEESGISELEISEGEESVRISRAMPAANYSAPVQNIQIPQPTPVVVAPTVEAEVIADTNTINGTTIKSPMVGTFYRTPSPESKAFVEVGQSVNVGDVLCIVEAMKMMNQIESEKAGTIKAILVENGQPVEFDQPLFIIE, from the coding sequence ATGGATATACGCAAAATTAAAAAGTTAATTGAATTAGTAGAAGAGTCAGGTATTTCTGAACTTGAAATTTCTGAAGGTGAAGAATCAGTTCGGATTAGTCGAGCTATGCCTGCCGCAAACTATTCTGCGCCAGTGCAAAATATTCAAATTCCTCAACCAACTCCAGTTGTGGTTGCCCCAACGGTTGAAGCAGAAGTCATCGCAGATACCAATACAATTAATGGTACAACAATAAAATCACCAATGGTTGGTACATTTTATCGTACCCCTAGTCCGGAATCGAAAGCATTTGTTGAAGTCGGCCAATCGGTAAATGTTGGTGATGTGCTTTGCATTGTTGAAGCGATGAAAATGATGAACCAAATTGAATCAGAAAAAGCAGGGACTATTAAAGCTATCTTAGTTGAAAATGGTCAACCAGTTGAATTCGATCAACCGCTATTCATTATTGAATAA
- the accC gene encoding acetyl-CoA carboxylase biotin carboxylase subunit, which translates to MLDKILIANRGEIALRILRACKELGIKTVAVHSSADKDLKHVLLADETVCIGPAASAKSYLNIPALISAAEVTGAAAIHPGYGFLSENADFAEQVERSGFIFIGPKPDTIRLMGDKVSAIEAMKKAGVPCVPGSDGPLGSNMDTNKQIAKKIGYPVIIKASGGGGGRGMRIVREEKDLEQSIKMTKLEAKTAFNNDMVYMEKFLENPRHIEIQVLSDGQGHAVYLGERDCSMQRRHQKVVEEAPAVGITPEMRKFIGERCVNACIEIGYRGAGTFEFLFENGEFYFIEMNTRIQVEHPVTEMVTGVDLIREQILIAAGQPLSIKQSDIEIKGHAIECRINAEDPKTFMPSPGKITRFHAPGGFGIRWESHIYAGYAVPPYYDSMIGKLIAYGETREVAIARMKNALAELVIDGIKTNIELHIEIMNDEGFMKGGTNIHYLEKKLGIYE; encoded by the coding sequence ATGCTTGATAAAATTCTTATTGCTAACCGCGGAGAGATTGCTCTTCGCATCTTACGAGCATGTAAAGAACTTGGAATTAAAACTGTCGCTGTTCACTCTTCGGCAGATAAAGATTTAAAACATGTTTTACTTGCAGACGAAACGGTTTGCATTGGTCCAGCAGCTTCTGCCAAAAGTTATCTTAATATCCCTGCCTTAATTTCTGCCGCCGAAGTAACAGGCGCAGCAGCTATTCATCCAGGATATGGTTTTTTATCTGAAAATGCAGACTTTGCTGAACAAGTCGAACGTTCTGGCTTTATATTTATTGGTCCAAAACCAGATACTATCCGCTTAATGGGCGATAAAGTATCGGCAATTGAAGCAATGAAGAAAGCCGGTGTACCTTGTGTTCCTGGTTCTGATGGTCCACTTGGTAGCAATATGGACACCAACAAACAGATTGCGAAAAAAATTGGTTATCCAGTGATTATTAAAGCATCTGGCGGTGGTGGTGGCCGCGGAATGCGTATTGTTCGAGAAGAAAAAGACCTCGAACAATCAATCAAAATGACTAAACTTGAAGCGAAAACAGCGTTTAATAATGACATGGTTTATATGGAAAAATTCCTTGAAAACCCACGTCATATTGAAATTCAAGTGCTATCTGATGGTCAAGGTCATGCCGTTTACTTAGGCGAACGTGACTGTTCAATGCAACGACGCCATCAAAAAGTCGTTGAAGAAGCACCGGCTGTTGGCATCACACCAGAAATGCGTAAATTCATCGGCGAACGTTGTGTAAATGCATGTATTGAAATTGGTTATCGTGGTGCAGGTACTTTTGAATTTTTATTTGAAAACGGTGAATTCTATTTCATTGAAATGAATACCCGTATTCAAGTAGAACATCCAGTTACTGAAATGGTGACAGGCGTTGATCTAATTCGTGAGCAGATTCTTATTGCTGCTGGGCAACCTTTATCTATCAAGCAAAGCGATATTGAAATTAAAGGTCATGCCATTGAATGTCGAATAAATGCTGAAGATCCAAAAACGTTTATGCCATCTCCAGGTAAAATCACTCGCTTCCATGCACCTGGTGGGTTTGGTATTCGTTGGGAATCTCATATATATGCTGGTTATGCGGTACCACCTTATTATGATTCAATGATTGGTAAGTTAATCGCTTATGGAGAGACTCGAGAAGTTGCTATTGCCCGCATGAAAAATGCATTAGCAGAACTGGTTATCGATGGAATAAAAACCAATATCGAACTTCATATAGAAATTATGAATGATGAAGGCTTCATGAAAGGTGGCACAAACATTCATTATTTAGAAAAGAAATTAGGTATTTATGAGTAA
- a CDS encoding bifunctional 4-hydroxy-2-oxoglutarate aldolase/2-dehydro-3-deoxy-phosphogluconate aldolase: MKSWKKTAEEILTLGPVVPVIVIERLEDAVPLAKALIAGGVKVLEVTLRTECALDAIKKIIKEVPEAVVGAGTVTTVEQLKQVTEAGVEFIITPGITDSILKAAVEGTVPVIPGIATISELLTAQEYGLTALKFFPAEINGGVAALKAFAGPCGYMKFCPTGGVNPKNYRDYLALDNVLCVGGTWFIPTDAIAKGDFAKITEMAKEAVAGAK, translated from the coding sequence ATGAAGAGTTGGAAAAAAACCGCTGAGGAAATCTTAACATTAGGCCCTGTTGTACCGGTTATTGTTATTGAACGTTTAGAAGATGCTGTTCCATTAGCAAAAGCATTAATTGCTGGAGGAGTTAAAGTTCTAGAGGTTACATTAAGAACTGAATGTGCACTTGATGCCATTAAAAAAATCATCAAGGAAGTGCCTGAAGCTGTAGTTGGTGCAGGAACAGTAACCACTGTTGAACAACTTAAACAAGTAACTGAAGCTGGTGTTGAATTTATTATTACACCAGGGATTACAGATTCAATTTTAAAAGCAGCAGTTGAAGGGACAGTTCCTGTTATTCCTGGAATAGCAACAATTTCAGAATTATTAACCGCTCAAGAATATGGTTTGACTGCATTAAAATTCTTCCCAGCAGAAATCAATGGCGGTGTTGCGGCGTTAAAAGCTTTTGCTGGTCCTTGTGGTTATATGAAGTTTTGCCCAACTGGCGGTGTAAATCCGAAAAACTATCGCGATTATCTAGCTCTTGATAATGTACTATGTGTTGGTGGAACTTGGTTTATCCCTACCGATGCAATAGCTAAAGGTGATTTTGCTAAAATCACTGAAATGGCTAAAGAAGCGGTTGCCGGTGCTAAATAA